The Streptomyces sp. NBC_00162 genome window below encodes:
- the istB gene encoding IS21-like element helper ATPase IstB yields the protein MTTAIKPDQPTAVTGPKDGMPSMLAYLTRVLKMPTIGAAWEELADQARDQNWSHEEYLAALLQRQVADRESKGTMMRIRTAHFPQVKTLEDFNLDHLPSLRRDVLAHLATGTFVAKAENVILLGPPGIGKTHLAIGLGVKATQAGYSVLFDTASNWIARLATAHQAGRLEAELKKIRRYKLIIVDEVGYIPFDQDAANLFFQLIASRYEQGSVMVTSNLPFGRWGETFSDDVVAAAMIDRLAHHAEVLTLTGDSYRTRQRRELLNKENGAGRR from the coding sequence ATGACCACGGCTATCAAGCCCGATCAGCCCACCGCGGTGACCGGGCCGAAGGACGGCATGCCGTCCATGCTCGCTTACCTGACCCGGGTGCTGAAGATGCCCACGATCGGCGCGGCCTGGGAAGAGCTCGCTGACCAGGCCCGCGACCAGAACTGGTCCCACGAGGAGTATCTGGCCGCCCTGCTGCAGCGGCAGGTCGCCGACCGCGAGTCCAAGGGCACCATGATGCGGATCCGCACCGCCCACTTCCCGCAGGTCAAAACACTGGAGGACTTCAACCTCGACCACCTGCCCTCGCTGCGGCGCGACGTCCTTGCCCACCTTGCGACCGGCACGTTCGTCGCGAAGGCCGAGAACGTGATCCTGCTGGGCCCTCCTGGGATCGGGAAGACGCACCTGGCCATCGGCCTGGGGGTCAAGGCCACCCAGGCCGGCTACTCGGTCCTGTTCGACACCGCCAGCAATTGGATCGCCCGCCTCGCGACAGCCCACCAGGCCGGCCGCCTGGAGGCCGAGCTGAAGAAGATCCGCCGCTACAAGTTGATCATTGTCGACGAGGTGGGCTACATCCCGTTCGACCAAGACGCGGCGAACCTGTTCTTCCAGCTCATCGCATCTCGCTACGAGCAGGGCTCTGTGATGGTCACCTCGAATCTCCCCTTCGGGCGGTGGGGAGAGACCTTCTCGGATGACGTTGTGGCCGCCGCGATGATCGACCGCTTGGCCCATCATGCCGAGGTCCTCACGCTGACCGGCGACTCCTACCGAACCCGCCAACGACGCGAACTGCTGAACAAGGAAAACGGCGCCGGACGCCGGTAA
- a CDS encoding helix-turn-helix domain-containing protein, producing MGRHPKPISTPHLRRGLLAAALRTLQAEAGLTFDSMATGPSVSVSSAALKRAASGEKVPKAKTVKDFAAACGADLLMTDHLLKLRTQARIEERGVLAKLRAPKVEMIADRADLGVALVQVYEAAGAPTPREIQDASGNPHALPLSTIRRCQRSLKADPRRVSEN from the coding sequence ATGGGACGTCATCCCAAGCCGATCAGCACTCCTCACCTCCGCCGCGGTCTGCTGGCCGCGGCGCTGCGCACGCTCCAGGCCGAGGCGGGCCTCACCTTCGATTCGATGGCTACCGGGCCCTCGGTGAGCGTCTCCTCGGCCGCGCTCAAGCGCGCGGCCTCGGGCGAGAAGGTCCCCAAGGCCAAGACCGTCAAGGATTTCGCCGCGGCCTGTGGGGCCGACCTGCTGATGACCGACCACCTTCTCAAGCTCCGGACGCAGGCCCGGATCGAGGAGCGGGGCGTCCTGGCCAAGCTCCGCGCGCCGAAGGTCGAGATGATCGCCGACCGGGCGGACCTGGGCGTGGCGCTGGTCCAGGTCTACGAGGCGGCCGGCGCGCCCACGCCGCGCGAGATCCAGGACGCCAGCGGCAACCCCCATGCGCTGCCGCTGAGCACTATCAGACGCTGTCAACGCTCTCTGAAAGCTGACCCCCGGCGAGTCTCTGAAAACTGA
- a CDS encoding IclR family transcriptional regulator domain-containing protein, whose product MTDVSRYDDHRGGAGRPDPQVPAGLAQLLAQLAGPHDFWDRPGGYFGPLTDTYGLSAEERSHANSLYRLGTKALTRGELLRAEQWLGKASEAGHPGALFRLAALAGRVGRAGGDRREDVKFLVAEAARHGHSDARRLLAATAHRRPSPTAPIAPVEDPQFFDEIRNRLGVSEEMLTPDPSHPAGTTTAAPDSQTGPADRRGGPHLVLVPPPAFPTPDHPAGDTRPEPELGDGRPHLTAVDGKQSGALILPLPDPSAHLAAAAAQAAAAARPDVVQGWNLGKEPWWSANSLRPAVLTDMARSRILPAQPPQQQAAAVRARDLLHHIQSSGGITTRDLARRTGMSVTSTAWLLHWLRAQYLVETIAGAHLPGPVMEMAGRPEQHELLMQQTLDGLRDHLGAAVYLSTYTSGEINILQSSHSESAPPVRVGAAFTDTAHASAVGKALLADLDFEARMEHLTRYEPIPLTGRTITDPRTLFDNLDSHGPNAAQFDLLEYSDRNVCAAFSLTLPGSDATCVALALPTGQHRRLRRTAKALSEASAGLLLARLLTTTATPTTDTPTTPDSWPAETARPPRAIALP is encoded by the coding sequence GTGACGGATGTGAGCAGGTACGACGACCACCGCGGCGGGGCGGGCCGCCCAGATCCGCAGGTCCCGGCCGGGCTCGCGCAACTGCTGGCCCAGCTCGCCGGGCCGCATGATTTCTGGGACCGGCCCGGCGGCTACTTCGGGCCCCTGACCGACACCTACGGCCTGTCCGCCGAGGAACGGTCTCACGCCAACTCCCTGTACCGGCTCGGTACGAAGGCCCTGACGCGCGGTGAGCTGCTGCGGGCGGAGCAGTGGCTGGGCAAGGCGAGCGAGGCCGGGCATCCCGGCGCCCTGTTTAGGCTGGCCGCCCTCGCCGGACGGGTCGGGCGGGCTGGCGGCGACCGGCGGGAAGACGTGAAGTTCCTGGTCGCGGAAGCGGCCCGGCACGGACACAGCGACGCCCGCCGGCTGCTCGCCGCGACCGCTCACCGCCGCCCCTCCCCCACCGCCCCCATCGCGCCGGTCGAGGACCCGCAGTTCTTCGACGAGATCCGCAACCGGCTCGGCGTCAGCGAGGAGATGCTCACCCCCGACCCCTCCCACCCGGCCGGGACGACAACCGCGGCACCGGACTCGCAGACCGGACCGGCGGACCGGCGGGGCGGGCCGCATCTCGTGCTCGTGCCCCCACCTGCCTTCCCCACCCCCGACCATCCGGCTGGCGACACCCGGCCCGAACCCGAACTTGGTGACGGACGGCCGCACCTGACAGCGGTGGACGGGAAGCAGAGCGGCGCGCTGATCCTGCCCCTGCCCGACCCTTCAGCCCACCTGGCGGCCGCGGCGGCCCAGGCAGCGGCCGCCGCCCGCCCCGATGTTGTGCAGGGCTGGAACCTGGGCAAGGAGCCGTGGTGGTCGGCTAACTCCCTGCGACCGGCAGTCCTGACCGACATGGCCCGCTCCCGCATCCTGCCCGCACAGCCACCCCAGCAGCAGGCAGCCGCGGTCCGGGCCCGTGACCTGCTCCACCACATCCAAAGCTCCGGGGGGATCACCACCCGCGACCTCGCCCGGCGCACCGGCATGTCCGTGACCTCGACAGCGTGGCTGCTGCACTGGCTGCGCGCGCAGTACCTCGTCGAAACCATCGCCGGCGCGCATCTGCCCGGACCCGTCATGGAAATGGCCGGCCGCCCCGAGCAGCACGAACTGCTGATGCAGCAGACCCTCGACGGGCTGCGCGACCACCTCGGCGCTGCCGTCTACCTCAGCACCTACACCAGCGGAGAGATCAACATTCTCCAGTCGTCCCACAGCGAGAGCGCACCACCGGTCCGTGTCGGGGCCGCGTTCACCGACACCGCCCACGCCAGCGCCGTGGGCAAAGCACTCCTCGCCGACCTCGACTTCGAAGCCCGCATGGAACACCTGACCCGCTACGAGCCCATCCCCCTCACGGGGCGCACGATCACCGACCCCCGGACCCTCTTCGACAACCTCGACAGCCACGGCCCGAACGCAGCCCAGTTCGACCTCCTCGAGTACTCCGACCGCAACGTGTGCGCCGCGTTCTCCCTCACCCTGCCCGGCAGCGACGCCACCTGCGTCGCCCTGGCCCTGCCCACCGGCCAGCACCGGCGCCTGCGCCGCACCGCGAAGGCCCTCAGTGAAGCCTCCGCCGGCCTCCTCCTCGCCCGCCTCCTCACCACCACAGCCACCCCCACCACAGACACCCCGACCACTCCCGACTCATGGCCCGCAGAGACCGCCCGACCACCCCGCGCCATCGCCCTCCCCTGA
- the istA gene encoding IS21 family transposase: MLNVEDWAEIRRLHRAEGVPIKEISRRLGVARNTVRAALSSERPPKYQRTPRGSVVDPFEPQIRVLLNEWPRMPAPVIAERIGWPYSLPPLRKRLAVIRPEYVGIDPVDRVTYEPGEIAQCDLWFPETKVRVAAGQERVLPVLVMSLGFSRFMTATMIPTRQAGDILSGMWSLISGIGRVTKTLVWDRESAIGGTGRVTAPAAAFAGTLATKIKLAPPRDPEYKGIVERNNQYLETSFLPGRQFASQADFNHQLGDWLIRANARTVRSIQGRPVDRLETDYLSMLPLPPITPPIGLNHRIRLSRDYYVRVDTVDYSVDPQVIGRFVDITASPQEVRVLCEGQLVARHTRSWAKQAVVTDPVHVATAARLRQALAFDRERREAATRQHADGHTVALRALPDYDALFGVDFNPPSTKAK; this comes from the coding sequence GTGCTGAACGTGGAGGACTGGGCAGAGATACGCCGGCTGCATCGAGCGGAAGGTGTGCCCATCAAGGAGATCTCGCGGCGACTGGGGGTGGCCCGCAACACGGTGCGGGCCGCGTTGTCCTCGGAGCGACCGCCTAAGTACCAGCGGACACCTCGGGGATCGGTCGTCGACCCGTTCGAACCGCAGATCCGCGTCCTGCTGAACGAGTGGCCCCGGATGCCGGCACCGGTCATCGCCGAGCGGATCGGCTGGCCGTACTCGTTGCCGCCGCTGCGGAAGCGGCTGGCGGTGATCCGGCCGGAGTACGTCGGCATCGACCCGGTCGACCGCGTGACCTACGAGCCCGGCGAGATCGCCCAGTGCGATCTGTGGTTCCCCGAGACGAAGGTGCGAGTCGCTGCCGGACAGGAACGGGTCCTACCCGTGCTGGTGATGTCGCTCGGGTTCTCCCGCTTCATGACCGCGACGATGATTCCGACCCGCCAGGCCGGCGACATCCTCTCGGGCATGTGGTCCCTGATCAGCGGCATCGGCAGGGTCACGAAGACACTCGTCTGGGACCGCGAGTCCGCGATCGGCGGGACCGGGCGGGTGACCGCTCCCGCGGCGGCATTCGCCGGAACGCTTGCCACCAAGATCAAGCTGGCGCCGCCCCGCGACCCGGAATACAAGGGAATCGTTGAACGCAACAACCAGTACCTGGAGACCTCGTTCCTCCCCGGCCGGCAGTTCGCCTCCCAGGCCGACTTCAATCACCAGCTGGGCGACTGGCTGATCAGGGCCAACGCGCGGACGGTCCGCTCGATCCAGGGCCGCCCGGTCGACCGGCTGGAGACCGACTACCTGTCGATGCTCCCGCTACCACCGATCACCCCGCCCATAGGGCTGAACCACCGCATCCGGCTGAGCCGGGACTACTACGTCCGCGTCGACACCGTCGACTACTCGGTCGACCCGCAGGTCATCGGCCGCTTCGTCGACATCACCGCCTCCCCACAGGAGGTCAGGGTCCTCTGCGAGGGCCAGCTCGTCGCCCGGCACACCAGGTCCTGGGCCAAGCAGGCCGTGGTCACCGACCCAGTCCACGTTGCAACCGCCGCCCGACTACGTCAGGCCCTGGCGTTCGACCGCGAAAGACGCGAGGCAGCCACCCGCCAACACGCCGACGGCCACACCGTCGCGCTGCGGGCCCTGCCGGACTACGACGCCCTGTTCGGCGTCGACTTCAACCCGCCGTCCACGAAAGCGAAGTGA
- a CDS encoding RNA polymerase sigma factor → MVGEGAEEEFAPDADVAQRLLKAYPLFVRTEPSALRRSYRSWSLAACQDVVQEAYLKVGLKAACGELDPDTDVMAYLRRAVHNLAVDEYRRQQRSGERLTRMGGDGLEAFPQEQEPVDEGGAGSGS, encoded by the coding sequence GTGGTAGGCGAGGGAGCGGAAGAGGAGTTCGCGCCGGATGCGGATGTGGCGCAGCGGTTGTTGAAGGCGTATCCGCTGTTTGTGAGGACGGAGCCGTCAGCGCTGCGGCGTTCTTACCGGTCGTGGTCGCTGGCGGCGTGTCAGGACGTGGTGCAGGAGGCGTACCTGAAGGTGGGGTTGAAGGCCGCTTGCGGTGAGCTCGATCCGGATACGGATGTGATGGCGTACCTGCGGCGAGCCGTGCACAACCTCGCCGTCGACGAGTACCGCAGGCAGCAGCGTTCGGGCGAGCGGCTGACGCGGATGGGCGGAGACGGCCTCGAGGCCTTCCCCCAGGAGCAGGAGCCCGTCGATGAGGGCGGCGCCGGCAGCGGGAGCTGA